One genomic segment of Rhizobium viscosum includes these proteins:
- a CDS encoding ABC transporter permease: protein MIRDQGLTSKIWRIAVWALATLFVLNLLAVIAAVIVNSFATRWLGTWLPRGWTDRWYFSAWSEFQLSSVVIVTFEMAFVVVIISGILGVLTAYALARRDFPGKRAIILLFLLPLLIPPLTYGIPLATVLYQLGLGGTFWGVVLINLVPSFPFVVLVMIPFIEQIDPRIEAAARVFGAGTTSLFIRILLPLLLPGMLAALLLVLVRTLAMFELTFLIAGPQTQTLVVSLYYAVFASGVRASQSIDAMAVIYMVTTLFWLIIALQFVNPTQIVARAKQQSAH from the coding sequence ATGATCCGTGACCAGGGCCTTACCTCGAAGATCTGGCGCATCGCCGTCTGGGCGCTCGCGACCCTCTTTGTCCTCAACCTGCTTGCGGTCATCGCGGCCGTGATCGTCAACTCTTTCGCCACACGCTGGCTCGGCACATGGCTGCCGCGCGGCTGGACGGATCGTTGGTATTTCAGCGCCTGGAGCGAATTCCAGCTATCCAGCGTCGTCATCGTTACCTTCGAGATGGCCTTTGTCGTCGTCATCATCTCGGGCATTCTGGGCGTATTGACAGCCTATGCTCTGGCGCGGCGCGATTTCCCGGGCAAGCGCGCCATCATTCTGCTCTTCCTGCTGCCGCTGCTGATCCCACCGCTGACCTACGGCATTCCGCTGGCAACAGTGCTCTACCAGCTCGGGCTCGGCGGCACCTTCTGGGGCGTCGTGCTGATCAACCTCGTGCCGTCTTTCCCCTTCGTCGTGCTCGTCATGATCCCGTTCATCGAGCAGATCGATCCGCGCATCGAGGCCGCCGCCCGTGTCTTCGGTGCCGGCACCACCAGCCTCTTTATCCGCATTCTGCTGCCGCTCCTGCTGCCCGGCATGCTGGCAGCACTTCTGCTCGTTCTGGTGCGCACGCTCGCGATGTTCGAGCTGACCTTCCTCATCGCCGGACCGCAGACCCAGACGCTTGTTGTCTCTCTTTATTACGCGGTCTTCGCATCCGGCGTACGAGCCAGCCAATCAATCGATGCGATGGCGGTGATCTATATGGTGACGACGCTCTTCTGGCTCATCATCGCGCTGCAATTCGTCAATCCGACCCAGATCGTCGCCCGCGCCAAGCAGCAATCGGCGCATTGA
- a CDS encoding ABC transporter permease yields the protein MNGGPSLKTRLAAQGLDGTTLLVLPGLIFMIALFIYPFVYGVADSLMPKDGGVWYENYAKFFSDQFQYGTIANTMWLALPVTIVNLAFAVPVAFRVRLMRRQRLLTTILVLPITLGTVFVADGLLTFLGPRGWFNETLILFGILDSPVKLTNNYWGVFASLLITGFPFAFLLTLSYITGIDPAIEQAAATLGANARQRFTRVFLPLLVPGLAVTFCLSFVQAFAVFPSAVLLGAPAGPTRVISIAAYQAAFEQYDHSYGTAIAIIMGGVELIVVVAVLGARSFFYRGPAGGTKG from the coding sequence ATGAATGGCGGTCCCTCACTGAAAACCCGGCTTGCCGCTCAGGGCCTTGATGGCACGACATTGCTGGTGCTGCCAGGCCTGATCTTCATGATCGCCCTCTTCATCTACCCCTTCGTCTACGGCGTTGCGGATTCACTGATGCCGAAGGATGGCGGCGTTTGGTACGAAAATTACGCGAAGTTCTTCTCGGACCAGTTCCAGTACGGCACGATCGCCAATACGATGTGGCTTGCCTTGCCGGTCACGATCGTCAACCTGGCCTTCGCAGTCCCGGTTGCGTTTCGCGTCCGACTGATGCGGCGACAGCGGCTACTGACGACAATCCTCGTACTGCCGATTACGCTCGGTACTGTCTTCGTCGCCGATGGTCTGCTGACCTTTCTCGGCCCGCGCGGCTGGTTCAACGAGACGCTCATCCTGTTCGGCATCCTGGATTCACCGGTCAAGCTCACCAACAACTACTGGGGTGTCTTCGCCTCGCTGCTGATTACCGGCTTCCCCTTCGCCTTCCTGCTGACGTTGTCCTATATCACAGGCATCGACCCGGCGATCGAGCAGGCTGCCGCCACGCTCGGCGCCAATGCGCGCCAGCGCTTTACGCGCGTGTTCCTGCCGCTCCTGGTGCCCGGCCTCGCCGTGACCTTCTGCCTTTCCTTCGTGCAGGCCTTTGCCGTCTTCCCGTCCGCCGTCCTGCTCGGCGCGCCGGCTGGTCCGACGCGCGTCATCTCGATTGCAGCCTATCAAGCCGCTTTCGAGCAATATGATCATTCCTACGGCACGGCGATCGCCATTATCATGGGTGGCGTCGAGCTTATTGTTGTCGTCGCCGTCCTCGGCGCGCGTTCCTTCTTCTACCGCGGCCCGGCCGGCGGCACGAAAGGCTAA
- a CDS encoding ABC transporter ATP-binding protein translates to MEIALTLPVQNAATASSRKNARLELDGIRRSFGAYNALDGIDLTIEPGEFIALLGPSGCGKSTALNCIAGLLGLSGGEIRLGGNRIDQLEPEKRGFGMVFQSYALFPHMSVRKNVGFGLAMQGIRGAEADKRIIDALALVRLESQADKLPGQLSGGQQQRVAIARAIVIRPPIVLMDEPLSNLDAKLRLEMRAEIRGIHDQIGSTTIYVTHDQDEALSLADRIVVMSQGHIQQIGTPQDLYQRPVNLNVADFMGFRTRIPGRVVSISGTEAEIEAAGARLTGTMRDTLKVGDAAVLSVRPEDLVATTDDSGIPVIVANTEYRGRAFFGMARSADGSELYFRSDDALPRGSATTLQPVAGRSLVFKGAPA, encoded by the coding sequence ATGGAGATTGCATTGACTTTGCCGGTTCAAAACGCAGCAACAGCGTCATCGCGGAAGAATGCGCGCCTTGAGCTCGATGGCATCAGGCGATCTTTCGGCGCCTATAACGCCCTTGATGGCATCGACCTCACGATCGAACCCGGCGAATTCATCGCACTTCTCGGCCCCTCCGGCTGCGGAAAATCCACCGCGCTGAACTGCATTGCCGGCCTGCTTGGCCTATCCGGCGGCGAAATCCGCCTCGGCGGCAATCGCATCGACCAGTTGGAGCCGGAAAAGCGCGGCTTCGGCATGGTCTTTCAAAGTTACGCCCTCTTCCCGCACATGAGCGTTCGCAAGAATGTCGGTTTCGGCCTTGCCATGCAGGGCATTCGCGGTGCCGAAGCCGACAAGCGCATCATCGATGCGCTGGCGCTCGTGCGCCTGGAAAGTCAGGCGGACAAGCTGCCCGGCCAGCTCTCCGGCGGCCAGCAACAGCGCGTGGCGATTGCCCGCGCAATCGTCATCCGCCCGCCGATCGTATTGATGGACGAGCCGCTCTCCAACCTCGACGCCAAGCTGCGCCTGGAAATGCGCGCCGAAATCCGCGGTATCCACGACCAGATCGGCTCGACGACCATCTATGTCACGCATGACCAGGACGAAGCCCTGTCGCTTGCCGACCGCATCGTTGTCATGAGCCAGGGTCATATCCAGCAGATCGGCACGCCACAGGATCTCTACCAGCGCCCGGTCAACCTCAACGTCGCCGATTTCATGGGTTTCCGCACCCGCATTCCCGGCCGCGTCGTCTCCATCTCCGGCACCGAGGCCGAAATCGAAGCCGCTGGCGCGCGGCTGACCGGCACGATGCGCGACACATTGAAGGTCGGCGATGCCGCAGTGCTCTCCGTGCGTCCTGAAGATCTCGTTGCGACCACCGACGACAGCGGCATTCCCGTCATTGTCGCGAACACCGAATATCGCGGGCGTGCCTTCTTCGGTATGGCCCGTTCGGCGGACGGATCGGAGCTGTATTTCCGCTCCGATGATGCGTTGCCGCGCGGCTCTGCCACCACTCTGCAGCCCGTCGCGGGCCGTTCGCTGGTCTTCAAAGGGGCGCCAGCATGA
- a CDS encoding extracellular solute-binding protein, with amino-acid sequence MKITRRTFVGGAAGVAAAGMLPLRAFAQAKAPANPVTITIVDVAGNLALTQGMFENYAKAKPEFVASFSFTKAPAPELPAKIQAQQAAGKVDIDLVLTGTDALSAGVDQGLWVDLSSKKSALPNLESILLPQAFKMQALAKDQGVVITYYPSGPLIEYMPDKVATPPKTAQELLDWTKQNKNKFLYARPANSGPGRTLLMGLPYLLGDSNPRDPVNGWAKTWEYLAALGENIEYYPTGTAVVFKELGEGTRDIVATTTGWDINPRALGIVPEEAKVGKLEGFHWVTDAHYAAIPKGVSDEKVGVLLDVLNFIYQPQQQAIAYDAGYFYPGPAVKDVTLEMAPAESQEIIKEFGRPEYADWIAGSPLEVPLEPKQLVQAFRIWDEKIGAKKG; translated from the coding sequence TTTCGCACAGGCCAAGGCGCCGGCAAACCCGGTCACCATCACTATCGTCGACGTCGCGGGCAACCTGGCGCTGACGCAGGGCATGTTCGAGAACTACGCCAAGGCCAAGCCTGAATTCGTCGCCAGCTTTTCCTTCACCAAAGCCCCCGCTCCGGAACTGCCGGCCAAGATCCAGGCCCAGCAGGCTGCCGGCAAGGTCGATATCGATCTCGTGCTAACAGGCACGGACGCGCTTTCGGCCGGTGTCGACCAGGGTCTCTGGGTCGACCTGTCCAGCAAGAAATCCGCCCTTCCCAATCTTGAAAGCATCCTGCTGCCGCAGGCTTTCAAGATGCAGGCACTCGCCAAGGACCAGGGCGTCGTCATCACCTATTACCCGTCCGGCCCGCTGATCGAATATATGCCGGACAAGGTGGCGACCCCGCCGAAGACGGCGCAGGAGCTGCTCGACTGGACGAAGCAGAACAAGAACAAGTTCCTCTATGCACGCCCCGCCAATTCCGGCCCGGGCCGCACGCTGCTGATGGGCCTGCCATACCTGCTCGGCGACAGCAATCCGCGCGACCCGGTCAATGGCTGGGCCAAGACCTGGGAATATCTGGCCGCTCTCGGTGAGAACATCGAATATTACCCGACCGGCACCGCAGTGGTCTTCAAGGAACTCGGCGAAGGCACGCGTGACATCGTCGCCACCACCACCGGCTGGGACATCAACCCGCGCGCGCTCGGCATCGTTCCCGAGGAAGCCAAGGTCGGCAAGCTCGAAGGCTTCCACTGGGTCACCGACGCTCACTATGCGGCGATCCCGAAAGGCGTTTCCGACGAGAAGGTTGGCGTTCTGCTCGACGTCCTGAACTTCATCTATCAGCCGCAACAGCAAGCAATCGCCTATGATGCAGGCTACTTCTACCCAGGCCCGGCGGTAAAGGATGTCACGCTCGAGATGGCGCCTGCAGAAAGCCAGGAAATCATCAAGGAATTCGGCCGGCCGGAATATGCCGACTGGATCGCCGGCAGCCCGCTGGAAGTGCCGCTCGAGCCCAAGCAGCTCGTCCAGGCTTTCCGCATCTGGGACGAGAAGATCGGCGCCAAGAAGGGCTGA